A region of Necator americanus strain Aroian chromosome I, whole genome shotgun sequence DNA encodes the following proteins:
- a CDS encoding hypothetical protein (NECATOR_CHRI.G1958.T6), giving the protein MECIHILCQAGNIERREANRHLTERRASRCPGCSVRVNEQRTFNEHCCEAHGEEYAIRSERFNSEDEFFRWKRELEKEHQTCWYLGRSNKFGPFVRRHFFCYSCRAPFESSSSKICTSFITATFCRRITVRYCIAHFGHRTTNFVDHQESDDYVADGNPVKCESSTVENSDQQQSSRQ; this is encoded by the exons ATGGAATGTATACATATACTTTGTCAG GCAGGAAACATCGAAAGAAGAGAAGCAAACCGGCACCTGACAGAGAG GAGAGCCAGCCGTTGTCCTGGATGCTCAGTGCGAGTTAATGAGCAAAGGACGTTCAACGAACATTGTTGTGAAGCACACGGTGAAGAATATGCAATCAGAAGTGAACGTTTCAATTCAGAAGATGAGTTCTTT AGATGGAAAAGGGAGCTAGAAAAAGAGCATCAGACGTGTTGGTATTTGGGCAGGAGTAACAAGTTTGGCCCTTTTGTGAGGAGACACTTCTTCTGTTACAG TTGCCGTGCACCTTTCGAAAGCAGTTCGTCCAAAATTTGTACCTCATTTATAACG GCCACGTTTTGTAGAAGGATTACAGTTCGATACTGCATTGCACATTTTGGTCATCGAACGACTAATTTTGTGGACCATCAAGAGTCGGATGACTACGTG GCTGATGGAAATCCTGTCAAGTGCGAGTCGTCAACAGTAGAAAACTCAGATCAG CAGCAGAGCAGTCGACAGTAG
- a CDS encoding hypothetical protein (NECATOR_CHRI.G1958.T4) — translation MYTYTLSGRKHRKKRSKPAPDRELNRRASRCPGCSVRVNEQRTFNEHCCEAHGEEYAIRSERFNSEDEFFRWKRELEKEHQTCWYLGRSNKFGPFVRRHFFCYSCRAPFESSSSKICTSFITATFCRRITVRYCIAHFGHRTTNFVDHQESDDYVADGNPVKCESSTVENSDQQQSSRQ, via the exons ATGTATACATATACTTTGTCAG GCAGGAAACATCGAAAGAAGAGAAGCAAACCGGCACCTGACAGAGAG TTGAATAGGAGAGCCAGCCGTTGTCCTGGATGCTCAGTGCGAGTTAATGAGCAAAGGACGTTCAACGAACATTGTTGTGAAGCACACGGTGAAGAATATGCAATCAGAAGTGAACGTTTCAATTCAGAAGATGAGTTCTTT AGATGGAAAAGGGAGCTAGAAAAAGAGCATCAGACGTGTTGGTATTTGGGCAGGAGTAACAAGTTTGGCCCTTTTGTGAGGAGACACTTCTTCTGTTACAG TTGCCGTGCACCTTTCGAAAGCAGTTCGTCCAAAATTTGTACCTCATTTATAACG GCCACGTTTTGTAGAAGGATTACAGTTCGATACTGCATTGCACATTTTGGTCATCGAACGACTAATTTTGTGGACCATCAAGAGTCGGATGACTACGTG GCTGATGGAAATCCTGTCAAGTGCGAGTCGTCAACAGTAGAAAACTCAGATCAG CAGCAGAGCAGTCGACAGTAG
- a CDS encoding hypothetical protein (NECATOR_CHRI.G1958.T5), which produces MYTYTLSGRKHRKKRSKPAPDRELNRRASRCPGCSVRVNEQRTFNEHCCEAHGEEYAIRSERFNSEDEFFRWKRELEKEHQTCWYLGRSNKFGPFVRRHFFCYSCRAPFESSSSKICTSFITATFCRRITVRYCIAHFGHRTTNFVDHQESDDYVGGHEATVGLISSEFLEMQQNDHSFQRCSPSYVVVSKKVDKKADGNPVKCESSTVENSDQQQSSRQ; this is translated from the exons ATGTATACATATACTTTGTCAG GCAGGAAACATCGAAAGAAGAGAAGCAAACCGGCACCTGACAGAGAG TTGAATAGGAGAGCCAGCCGTTGTCCTGGATGCTCAGTGCGAGTTAATGAGCAAAGGACGTTCAACGAACATTGTTGTGAAGCACACGGTGAAGAATATGCAATCAGAAGTGAACGTTTCAATTCAGAAGATGAGTTCTTT AGATGGAAAAGGGAGCTAGAAAAAGAGCATCAGACGTGTTGGTATTTGGGCAGGAGTAACAAGTTTGGCCCTTTTGTGAGGAGACACTTCTTCTGTTACAG TTGCCGTGCACCTTTCGAAAGCAGTTCGTCCAAAATTTGTACCTCATTTATAACG GCCACGTTTTGTAGAAGGATTACAGTTCGATACTGCATTGCACATTTTGGTCATCGAACGACTAATTTTGTGGACCATCAAGAGTCGGATGACTACGTG GGAGGTCACGAAGCAACAGTTGGTCTGATTTCCTCAGAGTTCCTCGAAATGCAACAGAATGATCACTCGTTCCAAAGATGTTCGCCTTCGTATGTGGTTGTCAGTAAAAAGGTCGACAAGAAA GCTGATGGAAATCCTGTCAAGTGCGAGTCGTCAACAGTAGAAAACTCAGATCAG CAGCAGAGCAGTCGACAGTAG